A window of Candidatus Bathyarchaeota archaeon contains these coding sequences:
- a CDS encoding 50S ribosomal protein L37ae, translating to MKKVGPTRGLGTRYGATVRKRYVKVITELKKPHRCQQCGFTRVKRVSVGVWQCGKCGFKFAGGAYTPHTKLGAVAKRAAKGMPVEEAQKQASEAEVESVEPATEEATE from the coding sequence ATGAAGAAAGTTGGTCCAACTCGAGGACTCGGAACACGTTACGGCGCCACAGTAAGGAAACGCTACGTTAAAGTCATAACTGAACTCAAGAAACCCCACCGATGCCAACAATGCGGCTTCACCCGAGTTAAACGGGTAAGCGTCGGTGTTTGGCAATGCGGGAAATGTGGGTTCAAATTTGCAGGTGGAGCATACACGCCCCACACTAAACTCGGCGCTGTTGCGAAGCGTGCAGCGAAAGGCATGCCAGTGGAAGAAGCCCAAAAACAGGCTTCTGAAGCTGAAGTTGAATCGGTTGAGCCGGCAACAGAAGAAGCCACCGAGTAA
- a CDS encoding radical SAM protein → MSILSHDTFWNGIVSMPMTKRMLQLSLKKCPACGRTVLEAALDDYGGKTDKKCRKCSGLYSQIIAFWIEFLRRALGFKRAKVEKLLTDRYARNAVLNLVESFEHFGIKKPISLVAPFLVVWDFTHKCNLRCKHCYSNSGEPEPDELTTEQALNVVDQLADAHVTALAFSGGEPLTRKDFFQVAKHASDRGLYISLASNGTLLNRENAAKLKQAGVNYVDISIDGATAKTHDDFRGVNGAYDRAVAGLKNCIEADICTCIATTVGKNNMAELPAIIDLAEELGVERFTYFNFIPAGRGKDHADQDLTAQEREDVMRYLLNRMSAGCKTTILATAPQLARVAAQCQGDAGTGEVTMALAHMQTVKVTKKAVPLGEFIGGCGAGRLYCAISPQGDVRPCVFLPVNVGNLKERTFKDIWLNAPLFNAFRNRANLKGSCSKCTYKYICGGCRARSAAYHNGDTLNGDPGCLNGVKIQNGS, encoded by the coding sequence ATGAGCATCCTATCTCATGACACATTCTGGAACGGCATCGTCTCCATGCCCATGACCAAGCGGATGCTCCAGCTCTCGCTTAAAAAGTGCCCAGCCTGCGGCAGAACGGTTCTTGAAGCGGCGCTGGATGATTACGGCGGCAAAACCGACAAAAAATGCCGCAAATGCAGTGGGCTCTACTCGCAGATTATCGCGTTCTGGATAGAATTCCTACGCAGGGCATTGGGATTCAAACGGGCTAAAGTCGAGAAGCTCCTAACGGACAGATACGCGCGCAACGCTGTCCTCAACTTGGTTGAATCTTTTGAGCACTTCGGCATAAAGAAGCCAATTTCGCTTGTAGCTCCTTTTTTGGTGGTTTGGGATTTCACCCACAAATGCAATTTGCGTTGCAAGCACTGCTACAGCAACAGCGGCGAACCCGAGCCTGACGAGTTAACAACCGAGCAGGCACTCAACGTTGTTGACCAGTTGGCTGATGCGCATGTTACGGCGTTGGCGTTTAGCGGCGGCGAACCCCTCACACGCAAAGACTTCTTCCAAGTTGCAAAACACGCCTCAGACCGAGGTCTCTACATTTCTTTAGCGTCAAACGGCACCCTACTAAATAGGGAGAACGCTGCTAAACTGAAACAGGCGGGAGTTAACTACGTTGATATTAGCATCGATGGGGCAACTGCGAAAACCCATGACGACTTCCGCGGGGTAAACGGCGCCTACGACCGTGCTGTTGCGGGTCTCAAGAACTGCATCGAAGCCGACATCTGCACGTGCATCGCCACCACCGTTGGCAAAAACAACATGGCGGAGCTCCCTGCTATAATCGATTTAGCTGAAGAATTGGGAGTGGAACGGTTTACTTACTTCAATTTTATCCCTGCTGGACGCGGCAAAGACCACGCCGACCAAGACCTAACAGCACAAGAACGCGAAGACGTAATGCGCTACCTTCTGAATCGTATGTCGGCAGGCTGCAAAACCACCATACTCGCAACGGCGCCGCAGTTGGCTCGGGTTGCAGCTCAATGTCAAGGTGACGCAGGTACAGGGGAAGTCACGATGGCTTTGGCGCATATGCAAACCGTCAAAGTCACAAAGAAAGCGGTGCCCTTGGGTGAGTTCATAGGCGGCTGTGGAGCAGGAAGACTCTACTGCGCCATTTCTCCGCAGGGTGACGTGCGCCCCTGTGTGTTCCTTCCAGTTAACGTGGGTAACCTTAAAGAACGCACATTCAAAGACATCTGGCTAAACGCGCCGCTCTTTAACGCCTTCCGCAACCGAGCTAACCTCAAAGGCAGCTGCAGCAAATGCACCTACAAGTACATCTGCGGCGGATGCCGAGCACGCAGCGCAGCTTACCATAACGGAGACACCTTAAACGGTGACCCAGGCTGTCTTAACGGAGTGAAAATCCAAAATGGCAGCTAA
- a CDS encoding flavodoxin domain-containing protein, producing MENVKALIVYGTRYGASAGTAEEIASVLRGEGFDVKVVNAKEEKIKDLNPYELIVVGSGLQIGKWTSEAEDFLKRFQNDFANKKLALFASTMKTVSERQGKTQDVEVTRKFALTDKVTKYSLQPISLGFFGGVIDYNKMNFLFRKTLGSIRQQLEKDGFKETSPGVYDLRDMEEIRSWAKDLAQKASQT from the coding sequence GTGGAAAACGTGAAGGCACTCATAGTTTATGGCACCCGCTACGGCGCATCCGCAGGCACAGCTGAAGAAATCGCCTCAGTCCTCAGAGGCGAAGGCTTTGACGTTAAAGTTGTAAATGCTAAAGAAGAAAAAATCAAAGACCTCAACCCATACGAGCTCATAGTTGTGGGCAGCGGGTTACAGATAGGAAAATGGACCAGTGAAGCAGAGGATTTTCTTAAACGCTTCCAAAACGACTTCGCCAACAAAAAACTGGCATTGTTTGCTTCGACGATGAAGACGGTTTCGGAGCGACAGGGCAAAACCCAAGACGTAGAAGTAACCCGAAAGTTCGCCTTAACCGACAAAGTCACCAAGTACAGTCTGCAGCCCATCTCTTTGGGTTTCTTTGGCGGAGTGATTGATTACAATAAGATGAATTTTTTGTTCCGCAAAACGTTGGGTTCAATTCGTCAGCAGCTAGAAAAAGACGGTTTCAAAGAAACCTCACCTGGAGTCTACGACCTGCGTGATATGGAAGAAATTCGAAGTTGGGCAAAAGATTTAGCTCAAAAAGCAAGTCAAACCTGA
- a CDS encoding glycosyltransferase family 4 protein, whose translation MTKVCFISPEYWPLTGGTGSYVYYLSSELLKNGYQIYVVTGQNQTKDVHVNPQLDVSFLKIPKTPIVKSFMLAAASNRKLQSVRHTANVDVMHPQLPLTPNCAVPPNFGKTLVCTVHSTWRGEADAIRGEPYMRLNANEKFLVSFNGFLRFFEEGMLHRARKIIAVSHFTKWELTNYYKIPAHKIRVIHNGVDIQKFQPATDKRKIKAALGFNPDDIAIVSVGRLYARKGLFTLIESMPAVVKRFPNAKFIISGKGQSDEMQKLIAHATRLGVINNIVFTGYYPDKKLPLLYQAADVFAFSTFYEHHPFAVLEALATGLPVVTTTVGGIPETIQSGKNGFLVKPFDEKAFADRILHLLEHPAEASEMGVKARQTVVEQLDWRIVVKDAMKVYQEALS comes from the coding sequence GTGACTAAGGTCTGCTTCATATCCCCCGAATATTGGCCACTCACAGGCGGCACAGGCAGCTACGTCTACTACCTCAGCAGCGAACTCCTAAAAAACGGCTACCAAATCTACGTCGTCACAGGCCAAAACCAAACCAAAGACGTCCATGTCAACCCGCAGCTCGACGTTTCTTTTCTGAAAATCCCCAAAACCCCCATCGTTAAATCGTTTATGCTCGCAGCCGCCAGCAACCGCAAACTCCAAAGCGTCCGCCACACCGCAAACGTAGACGTTATGCATCCCCAGTTGCCGTTGACGCCCAACTGTGCTGTGCCGCCCAACTTTGGCAAAACATTGGTCTGCACCGTGCACTCCACATGGAGGGGCGAAGCAGACGCCATCCGTGGCGAACCCTACATGCGCCTAAACGCCAACGAAAAGTTTCTCGTCAGCTTCAACGGGTTCCTGCGGTTCTTTGAGGAAGGTATGCTGCATCGGGCGCGTAAAATCATCGCGGTTAGTCACTTCACTAAGTGGGAACTCACCAACTACTACAAGATTCCCGCACACAAAATCAGAGTCATCCACAACGGTGTAGACATCCAAAAATTCCAACCTGCCACTGACAAACGCAAAATCAAAGCAGCACTCGGATTTAACCCCGACGACATCGCCATCGTCTCAGTGGGGCGCCTCTACGCACGCAAAGGGCTATTCACTCTCATCGAAAGCATGCCTGCCGTCGTGAAGCGGTTTCCCAACGCTAAATTTATAATCAGCGGTAAGGGTCAAAGCGACGAAATGCAAAAACTCATCGCCCACGCCACCCGCCTCGGCGTCATAAACAACATCGTCTTCACAGGCTACTACCCCGACAAAAAACTACCCCTGCTCTACCAAGCCGCCGACGTCTTCGCTTTCAGCACCTTCTATGAGCATCACCCCTTTGCAGTGTTGGAGGCGTTGGCAACAGGTTTACCTGTAGTGACGACAACGGTGGGCGGCATCCCCGAAACAATCCAAAGCGGCAAAAACGGCTTCCTTGTTAAGCCCTTCGATGAAAAAGCATTCGCGGACAGAATCCTCCACTTGCTTGAGCACCCAGCGGAGGCCTCTGAGATGGGGGTAAAAGCGCGGCAGACGGTGGTTGAGCAGCTGGATTGGCGCATTGTGGTCAAAGACGCCATGAAAGTCTACCAAGAAGCGCTTAGTTAG
- a CDS encoding PQQ-binding-like beta-propeller repeat protein — protein sequence MNRQIKVILATFLVTAIAVSSLVIYQNSLLSPEEPIGSWQRPIGHFATALTSANGKVFTTDAQYNVNCYDAKTGRSIWNGSGLGLGALIQSELVVSEGIVCGAKRHGAVGCLDEATGQFKWIQYGTAVRFHVADTVIVNNGRVFAVSAGFGGYVIAINASTGDLIWEAVRYYGRTVGNITDLKNWRVSGFPLVGNTFDGSWVYCIGGNASDVYFFKLDTKNGNILWQTNTESTLETLPIIIAITQRQVIIANITQLISLDETSGKILWTFDVGASIYQATSNGNLLFFGAGNGNLYAVNVSEGKQVWISNIDSKNLLTNVDDDKITLTTYPIQIDTKNNRLYWSFGVTQKLVTSSSNKNYTYTGVVCSLDLPNGNLTWIQVIENKGSFYSPSAGMVVNKGTVYLTEHTSLWILDASTGNLTELHRFDHFVLPPVKDGDQVFIAGDLWLTACT from the coding sequence ATGAATCGGCAAATCAAAGTAATCCTTGCCACATTTTTGGTTACGGCCATAGCAGTTTCTTCTTTAGTAATCTACCAAAACAGCCTTCTCAGTCCAGAAGAACCAATAGGTTCATGGCAACGCCCAATCGGGCACTTCGCAACTGCACTGACAAGCGCTAATGGCAAAGTGTTTACCACAGACGCACAATACAACGTAAACTGTTATGACGCCAAAACTGGGCGATCCATCTGGAACGGTTCAGGTTTGGGCTTAGGTGCACTGATTCAAAGCGAATTGGTGGTTTCTGAGGGAATTGTTTGTGGAGCCAAAAGACATGGCGCGGTTGGCTGTTTGGATGAAGCTACAGGACAATTCAAATGGATCCAATATGGGACAGCGGTCCGATTTCATGTAGCTGACACGGTTATAGTGAATAATGGAAGGGTTTTTGCTGTTTCAGCAGGTTTCGGGGGTTATGTTATTGCTATTAATGCATCGACGGGGGATTTGATATGGGAGGCTGTACGCTATTACGGGAGAACCGTTGGCAACATTACTGACCTCAAAAATTGGCGGGTTAGTGGGTTTCCATTGGTCGGCAACACATTTGATGGTAGTTGGGTATACTGTATTGGCGGCAACGCATCAGACGTATACTTTTTCAAGCTGGACACAAAAAACGGCAATATCCTTTGGCAAACAAACACAGAATCAACACTTGAAACTCTTCCAATTATTATAGCTATCACCCAACGTCAAGTCATAATAGCTAACATTACACAACTCATTTCTTTAGATGAAACCTCAGGTAAAATCCTTTGGACTTTCGATGTCGGCGCTTCAATCTATCAGGCAACATCAAATGGGAACCTGTTATTTTTTGGCGCTGGTAACGGCAACCTCTATGCAGTAAACGTCTCTGAAGGCAAACAGGTGTGGATAAGTAATATTGACAGCAAAAACCTGTTGACTAATGTGGACGATGACAAAATAACCCTGACAACATACCCCATTCAAATTGACACTAAAAACAACCGTTTATACTGGAGCTTCGGTGTAACCCAAAAACTGGTAACCAGCAGTTCAAACAAAAACTACACGTACACAGGAGTCGTCTGTAGCCTTGACTTACCCAACGGCAACCTGACGTGGATACAAGTGATAGAGAACAAGGGTAGCTTTTATAGTCCCTCAGCAGGCATGGTCGTCAACAAGGGTACAGTTTATTTAACGGAACACACTTCGCTTTGGATATTGGACGCTTCAACAGGCAACTTGACGGAGCTCCATCGGTTCGACCATTTTGTTCTGCCGCCAGTAAAAGACGGCGACCAAGTGTTTATTGCTGGTGACCTCTGGCTCACAGCCTGTACATAG
- the rrp4 gene encoding exosome complex RNA-binding protein Rrp4, with product MPAFFEKKQLVTPGELLAEGDYLPGENTFVENGKIYASRIGLVDSDNKKVNVVALRAFYVPKTGDIVIGTVIEVGFNGWTVDIKAPYTAMLRASDVLSRPFKPQNDELSAVLNAGDLIVAKIASYDRAHDPQLTVGEPGLGKITRGQILRVTPTKIPRIIGRKGSMISMIKQETNCQIILGLNGVVLVTGKTPEDEEVAIGAIRKIEEESHTSGLTDRITQLLKEKKQPAKLEENKVE from the coding sequence ATGCCAGCATTCTTTGAAAAAAAACAGCTCGTAACGCCCGGAGAATTACTCGCTGAAGGCGACTACTTACCCGGCGAAAACACGTTTGTAGAAAACGGCAAGATTTATGCCTCAAGGATTGGACTCGTAGACAGCGACAACAAAAAAGTCAACGTCGTTGCACTCAGAGCATTCTATGTCCCAAAAACAGGTGACATAGTTATCGGCACAGTCATTGAAGTAGGCTTCAACGGCTGGACAGTGGACATCAAAGCACCCTACACAGCCATGCTCCGAGCCTCAGATGTCTTGAGCAGACCCTTCAAACCCCAAAACGATGAATTAAGTGCAGTCCTAAACGCAGGCGACCTAATCGTTGCCAAAATCGCATCCTACGACCGCGCACACGACCCCCAATTAACCGTGGGCGAACCCGGCTTGGGCAAGATTACACGCGGTCAAATTCTCAGAGTGACCCCGACAAAGATTCCACGCATCATCGGACGCAAAGGCTCCATGATTTCTATGATTAAACAGGAAACCAACTGCCAAATCATACTCGGCTTAAACGGTGTGGTCTTGGTCACTGGCAAAACCCCTGAAGATGAGGAAGTTGCCATCGGAGCCATACGTAAAATTGAAGAAGAATCCCACACCAGCGGCTTAACTGACCGCATCACGCAGTTATTGAAAGAAAAGAAACAACCAGCTAAATTGGAGGAAAATAAAGTTGAATGA
- the rrp41 gene encoding exosome complex exonuclease Rrp41, protein MNEKPDKLIDKKGIRGDGRKADELRPLKLQVGVLSNADGSAYIEHGKNKILAAAFGPREMHPKHLAQPDRMVLRCRYHMAPFSVQERKSPAPSRREVELSKVIKESLEPALFLELYPRTGVDVFVEVLQADGGTRCASITAAALAIADAGVPMRDLVAACAAGKVDDTVVLDLYDAEDKLGCADVPVAYMPSLNAVTLLQMDGILSPDEFEKAVNMAMDGCKKIYALQKEALKTKYMVVKEVEE, encoded by the coding sequence TTGAATGAAAAACCCGATAAACTAATCGACAAAAAGGGCATCCGTGGAGACGGACGAAAAGCGGATGAACTTCGCCCCCTAAAACTTCAAGTCGGCGTACTCTCAAACGCAGACGGCTCAGCCTACATTGAACACGGCAAAAACAAAATTTTAGCCGCAGCATTCGGCCCAAGAGAAATGCACCCCAAACACCTAGCACAACCAGACAGAATGGTTCTAAGATGCCGCTACCACATGGCACCTTTCAGTGTACAGGAACGCAAATCCCCTGCACCCTCACGCCGCGAAGTAGAACTCAGCAAAGTCATAAAAGAATCCCTTGAACCAGCACTTTTCTTGGAACTTTACCCCCGCACAGGTGTAGATGTTTTCGTAGAAGTCCTGCAAGCAGACGGCGGAACCAGATGCGCAAGCATAACCGCCGCAGCGTTGGCAATCGCTGACGCAGGAGTTCCCATGCGTGACTTAGTTGCGGCATGCGCCGCAGGCAAAGTTGACGATACAGTCGTCTTGGACCTCTATGACGCTGAGGATAAACTCGGTTGTGCAGACGTGCCTGTTGCCTACATGCCCAGCTTAAACGCTGTTACCTTGCTGCAGATGGACGGTATCCTGAGCCCTGATGAATTCGAGAAAGCAGTCAACATGGCAATGGATGGCTGCAAGAAAATCTACGCCCTGCAGAAAGAAGCACTCAAAACTAAGTACATGGTTGTTAAGGAGGTCGAAGAGTAA
- a CDS encoding N-acetyltransferase, giving the protein MSIAQVKLMLIRETSDADLNDILLVERAAFNRDAEVNLTRDLLVDPSAKPLLSLLAYVDGQPVGHILFSKATVVGAPNIKASFLAPLAVIPEFQKQGIGGTLINKGLELQNQTGTDLVFVLGHIAYYPKFGFTPASKLGFEPTYPLPAEVADAWMVQALRPGVIGKVSGRVLGSDTMN; this is encoded by the coding sequence ATGAGTATTGCCCAAGTGAAGCTTATGCTAATACGTGAAACCTCCGACGCAGACTTAAATGACATACTGTTGGTTGAGCGGGCGGCTTTCAACAGGGACGCAGAGGTTAACTTGACCCGTGACCTCTTAGTTGACCCATCCGCCAAGCCGTTGCTGTCGCTACTCGCTTACGTTGATGGACAGCCAGTTGGGCATATCCTCTTCTCCAAAGCAACAGTCGTCGGCGCCCCCAACATCAAAGCCTCATTCCTCGCGCCCCTCGCCGTCATCCCCGAGTTCCAAAAGCAAGGCATAGGCGGCACCCTCATCAATAAAGGCCTAGAACTCCAAAATCAAACAGGCACAGACCTCGTTTTTGTGCTCGGACACATAGCATACTACCCAAAGTTCGGTTTCACGCCGGCCTCAAAATTGGGCTTCGAACCCACATACCCCCTCCCCGCAGAAGTCGCAGACGCATGGATGGTGCAGGCGCTTCGCCCCGGCGTAATCGGCAAAGTTTCTGGCAGAGTGCTCGGCTCCGACACCATGAACTGA
- a CDS encoding KEOPS complex subunit Pcc1: protein MSKNAKATIHLRFGNQKQIDTLLAALMPEVKAPPTHRSSVTLQKGDCTLTLMVTAEDTVALRATLNAYLRWINSTLNVLNVIEKT, encoded by the coding sequence ATGTCTAAAAACGCAAAAGCCACCATCCATTTACGATTTGGGAACCAAAAACAAATCGACACCCTTCTTGCTGCGTTGATGCCTGAAGTCAAAGCACCTCCAACACACCGCTCATCAGTAACGCTTCAAAAAGGTGATTGCACCCTAACTTTGATGGTGACTGCAGAAGACACGGTTGCACTTAGAGCAACACTTAATGCTTACCTAAGATGGATAAACTCAACCCTAAACGTCCTCAACGTTATTGAAAAAACCTAA
- the rrp42 gene encoding exosome complex protein Rrp42: MSSPITKVRLKQIETLLEKGKRLDDRGLLDTREIKIEQGMIEKAEGSARVLLGKTEVLVGVKIETGEPFPDTPNEGVMTVNAELVPLASPNFEPGPPDENSIELARVVDRGIRESHAIDTAKLCIEPGKNVFVVFVDVYVLNHDGNLIDASAIAAIAALLNTKMPNYEVKDGEVKIKQGYTPLPMKSHPITVTIGKINNKLLVDPWLEEESVMDSRITFATNEDGNICAIQKGGSSSFTPQQILEASKIALDKAAELRKKLNW; encoded by the coding sequence ATGTCATCACCTATAACTAAAGTACGTCTAAAGCAAATTGAAACACTCCTCGAAAAAGGCAAACGCCTCGACGACAGAGGCTTACTGGATACCCGCGAAATCAAAATCGAACAAGGAATGATCGAGAAAGCTGAAGGCTCAGCCCGCGTTTTACTCGGAAAAACCGAGGTTCTCGTCGGCGTAAAAATCGAAACAGGTGAACCTTTCCCAGACACACCAAACGAAGGTGTAATGACCGTCAACGCAGAACTCGTTCCTCTTGCTTCACCAAACTTTGAGCCTGGTCCACCTGACGAAAACAGCATCGAGCTCGCACGCGTCGTCGACAGAGGCATAAGAGAATCACACGCAATCGACACCGCTAAACTCTGCATTGAACCAGGCAAAAACGTCTTTGTGGTTTTCGTAGACGTCTACGTTTTGAACCACGACGGAAACCTCATCGATGCTTCAGCCATCGCAGCCATCGCGGCTTTGCTAAACACAAAGATGCCTAACTATGAAGTTAAAGACGGCGAAGTCAAAATCAAACAAGGCTACACACCACTACCGATGAAAAGCCACCCAATAACTGTCACTATCGGCAAAATCAACAACAAACTGCTAGTTGACCCCTGGCTTGAAGAAGAATCCGTTATGGACTCACGTATCACCTTCGCAACCAACGAAGACGGCAACATCTGCGCCATTCAGAAGGGCGGGTCGAGCTCTTTTACACCGCAACAGATTTTAGAAGCCTCAAAGATTGCTCTGGACAAAGCAGCAGAACTGCGCAAGAAACTCAACTGGTGA
- a CDS encoding ribosome assembly factor SBDS, with protein sequence MSEKFTVARLTRENEHFEILVKPNKALDYRSGKISGITEVLAAEIIFSDANKGTKVSEEAMKKAFKTVDPLKIADEIIKKGTLQLTTDQRRKMVEDKKRQVIDFISRQAVDPKTNLPHPPMRIENAMEQIRYPIDPYKPVEEQAKDIVKLLRPILPLKVEQIKVAVKIPTQYAARAYGTVKALGTIKREEWRGDGSWYGELELPAGSYASLLNKLGDVTKGSGEAKII encoded by the coding sequence ATGAGTGAAAAGTTCACCGTCGCACGCTTAACCCGAGAAAACGAACACTTCGAAATCCTAGTAAAACCCAACAAAGCACTAGACTACCGAAGCGGCAAAATCTCAGGAATAACCGAGGTTTTAGCTGCAGAAATCATTTTTTCTGACGCAAACAAAGGCACCAAAGTCTCCGAAGAAGCCATGAAAAAAGCCTTCAAAACGGTGGATCCACTCAAAATCGCAGATGAAATCATAAAGAAAGGAACCCTCCAGCTTACAACCGACCAAAGAAGAAAAATGGTCGAAGACAAAAAAAGACAAGTAATCGACTTCATTTCTCGTCAGGCAGTTGACCCAAAAACCAACTTGCCGCATCCACCCATGCGCATCGAAAACGCCATGGAGCAAATCCGCTACCCCATCGACCCGTACAAACCTGTCGAGGAACAAGCCAAAGACATAGTTAAACTTCTGCGACCCATACTGCCACTCAAAGTGGAGCAAATCAAGGTTGCAGTAAAAATTCCCACACAGTACGCCGCCAGAGCATACGGCACCGTCAAAGCACTCGGCACCATAAAACGGGAAGAATGGCGCGGTGACGGCTCATGGTACGGTGAACTCGAGTTGCCCGCAGGATCATACGCTTCACTGCTAAATAAGTTGGGCGACGTAACTAAAGGAAGTGGAGAAGCAAAAATAATCTAA
- the psmA gene encoding archaeal proteasome endopeptidase complex subunit alpha, with product MSVFAAPGAYDRAITVFSPDGRLFQVEYAMELVNRGATILGIQTSDGLVLGSEENIEALEEAGFSYKIFRVDDHIGAAIVGLSSDARILIDQARIYAQSNKLTYDEPIDVEVVTKRICDIQQMYTQHAGVRPFGVSIIFGGVDKTGARVFGTHPSGTYRGYKATALGAGRETVLNILKEEYKEDLKLDSTIKLAVKCLIKALEARQLPPRIKIAIIPASTKKMEMLSDDKVEGYIKELGSSK from the coding sequence ATGTCCGTATTTGCAGCACCAGGAGCATATGACCGTGCAATCACAGTTTTCTCGCCTGATGGTCGACTCTTCCAAGTCGAATACGCGATGGAACTCGTCAACCGCGGAGCCACCATACTTGGCATCCAAACCTCAGACGGCTTAGTCTTGGGGTCCGAGGAAAACATAGAAGCCCTCGAAGAAGCAGGCTTCTCATACAAAATCTTCCGCGTAGACGACCACATAGGCGCAGCCATCGTTGGATTAAGCAGCGACGCAAGAATCCTAATCGATCAAGCACGCATCTATGCTCAAAGTAACAAACTAACATACGATGAACCCATCGATGTAGAAGTCGTCACCAAACGCATCTGCGATATCCAACAAATGTACACCCAACATGCAGGTGTCCGACCGTTCGGTGTATCCATAATCTTCGGCGGTGTCGACAAAACAGGCGCACGAGTATTCGGCACACATCCAAGTGGAACATACCGCGGATACAAAGCCACTGCGTTGGGTGCAGGACGAGAAACAGTCCTAAACATCCTAAAAGAGGAATACAAAGAAGACCTAAAACTAGACAGCACCATCAAACTGGCAGTGAAATGCCTCATAAAGGCACTGGAAGCACGGCAGCTACCGCCAAGAATCAAAATAGCGATCATCCCAGCCTCAACCAAAAAGATGGAAATGCTAAGCGACGACAAAGTCGAAGGTTACATTAAAGAGCTGGGTTCAAGCAAGTGA
- a CDS encoding DUF362 domain-containing protein produces the protein MAANTVKISRAGNDVSGIIKEAVSKANLKGKKRIYIKPNLSHPEYLPGVVTSPEVMRQVVSLLRDANSEVIVGESNGFNYPCWTAFDKTGVQAAVEAAGGKVINLSEDKVVEVKFQTNTPLKRLYLPKTIIDADAVVDLPLMKTHEFMAYSGAVKNLFGCVPSNRRIYLHPYLPEVFYRLYSLFKPSLTIMDARIGIEGNGPTKGKPVKMGLFLTGNDALAVDIVAAEVMMLDWKKTYLKYVADKSGFNGDAIQVEGLQVREVAHRFEPPRIDLPVKAQMMIYQHEYLTKFFFCSLDIVHLFQRVTQAYRKEPVQIA, from the coding sequence ATGGCAGCTAACACGGTGAAAATCAGCCGTGCAGGCAACGACGTAAGCGGCATCATTAAAGAAGCCGTCTCAAAAGCTAACCTCAAAGGCAAAAAACGGATTTACATCAAACCCAACCTCAGCCACCCCGAATACCTGCCCGGCGTCGTCACCAGCCCCGAAGTCATGCGTCAAGTCGTCAGCCTCTTACGCGACGCCAACAGCGAAGTTATAGTCGGTGAATCCAACGGTTTCAACTATCCCTGCTGGACCGCCTTTGACAAAACGGGGGTGCAGGCAGCGGTTGAGGCGGCAGGCGGAAAAGTCATCAACCTCTCTGAGGACAAAGTAGTTGAAGTAAAATTCCAGACCAACACACCTCTCAAAAGGCTCTACCTTCCCAAAACCATCATAGACGCAGACGCCGTCGTCGATTTGCCGCTAATGAAGACGCATGAGTTTATGGCGTACAGTGGAGCCGTCAAGAACCTCTTTGGATGCGTGCCAAGCAACCGCCGCATCTATCTGCATCCGTATCTGCCTGAAGTGTTCTATCGGCTCTATTCTCTTTTCAAGCCGTCGCTTACAATCATGGACGCCCGCATCGGAATCGAGGGCAACGGCCCAACCAAAGGCAAACCCGTCAAAATGGGCTTATTCCTAACGGGCAACGACGCCTTGGCAGTGGACATCGTCGCCGCAGAAGTTATGATGTTGGATTGGAAGAAAACCTACCTCAAATATGTCGCCGACAAATCGGGCTTCAACGGAGACGCCATCCAAGTTGAAGGGTTGCAGGTAAGGGAGGTTGCGCACCGCTTTGAGCCGCCCCGAATTGACCTGCCTGTGAAGGCGCAGATGATGATTTATCAGCATGAGTATTTGACCAAGTTTTTCTTCTGCTCACTCGACATTGTGCACTTGTTCCAGAGGGTTACACAAGCTTACCGAAAAGAACCCGTACAAATTGCCTAA